Proteins encoded within one genomic window of Flavobacterium sp. NG2:
- a CDS encoding lactate utilization protein B/C — MSIFSKLFGSSSAASEEDNDKDNNNSLPENMSIDEQFIFNFKRNGGKFLYCENLEEVKEQFENILEENDWYESEVICYEPTLFDLLDENKLTYTKVTQPKFLFAGCENLIADEGSVLFSSKQIKQHKPNELPVNIIVFAKTSQILAFKTDGLSAIKRKYERDYPTNITAIKYFEKAKEEDFTQYGSSAKNLYLLLLEDL; from the coding sequence ATGAGCATTTTCAGCAAACTTTTTGGTTCTAGTAGTGCCGCTTCAGAGGAAGACAATGATAAAGACAACAACAACTCTTTACCTGAAAACATGTCTATCGATGAACAATTTATCTTTAATTTTAAAAGAAATGGAGGTAAATTCCTGTATTGTGAAAACCTTGAAGAAGTCAAGGAACAATTTGAAAATATCCTTGAAGAAAACGATTGGTATGAAAGCGAAGTTATTTGCTACGAACCAACTTTATTTGACTTATTAGACGAAAACAAACTTACTTACACCAAAGTAACCCAACCTAAATTTCTATTCGCTGGTTGTGAAAATTTAATTGCTGATGAAGGTTCTGTTTTATTTTCATCAAAGCAAATCAAGCAACATAAACCAAATGAACTACCCGTTAATATCATTGTTTTTGCGAAGACAAGTCAAATTCTTGCTTTCAAAACAGATGGTTTAAGTGCTATAAAAAGAAAGTACGAAAGAGATTACCCTACTAATATCACGGCAATAAAATATTTCGAAAAAGCAAAAGAAGAAGATTTTACTCAATACGGAAGTTCCGCAAAGAACCTTTATTTGTTGCTTTTAGAAGATCTTTAA
- a CDS encoding phosphatidate cytidylyltransferase: MNETLKRSLSGAVYVILLIACILYSTESFFILFGAFLLVATVEFCSLVSINKIVPFIIAALGYIFFYLITFATEGFLLLLKFNKNFDLAVLAATLVVSIKCIHFLFDNKTIKIDSFSKYVYLLGYIILPFIIITKIPFGKAGYNPKILISIFILIWTNDSFAYIVGKSIGKTKLFERISPKKTVEGFLGGVVFSVIASYIIAKYYIQIAESNLYIWIVIALIVGVFGTIGDLIESKFKRIAAVKDSGKIMPGHGGVLDRLDSVIFVAPIVFLFYQILNYVS, from the coding sequence ATGAATGAAACCCTTAAGAGATCTTTATCAGGAGCAGTCTATGTAATTTTATTAATAGCTTGTATCTTATATTCAACCGAAAGTTTTTTCATTCTTTTTGGTGCATTCTTACTAGTGGCAACAGTTGAATTTTGTTCCTTAGTCAGCATAAACAAAATAGTTCCTTTTATAATAGCTGCTTTAGGCTATATCTTTTTTTACTTAATCACTTTTGCTACAGAGGGCTTTTTACTATTATTGAAGTTTAACAAGAATTTTGATCTTGCAGTGCTTGCTGCTACTTTGGTTGTTTCAATCAAATGCATTCATTTTCTTTTTGATAATAAAACCATAAAAATAGATTCGTTCTCTAAGTATGTCTATTTACTAGGATACATCATTCTACCGTTTATTATTATCACTAAAATTCCTTTTGGAAAAGCAGGATACAACCCTAAAATATTAATTAGCATATTCATTTTGATTTGGACTAATGATTCCTTCGCTTATATCGTGGGTAAATCCATAGGCAAAACAAAGTTATTTGAAAGAATATCCCCTAAAAAAACGGTAGAAGGTTTTCTTGGCGGAGTTGTTTTCTCTGTAATTGCTAGCTATATCATTGCAAAATATTATATTCAAATAGCCGAATCCAATCTATACATTTGGATTGTTATCGCTTTAATCGTAGGTGTTTTTGGTACTATTGGCGATTTAATAGAATCTAAATTCAAAAGAATTGCTGCTGTAAAAGACAGTGGAAAAATAATGCCAGGACATGGTGGCGTACTAGATCGACTAGATAGTGTTATATTTGTAGCACCAATTGTATTTTTGTTTTATCAAATTTTAAATTATGTTTCATAA
- a CDS encoding phosphatidylserine decarboxylase family protein has protein sequence MFHKEGTKTILLGIIFTAVVLLVSDQFVDIEWVKKLIQISAFLILIIILQFFRNPKRIAVLNENHILAPVDGKVVVIEEVFEGEYFKDKRLQVSIFMSPVNVHVTRYAMSGLIKFSKYHPGKFLVAWHPKASEENERTTVVIENKTFGAILYRQIAGALARRIVNYAQEGMQVVQGTDAGFIKFGSRVDLFLPLGTPINVVLNQKAIGGKTIIATKE, from the coding sequence ATGTTTCATAAAGAAGGAACCAAGACCATTTTATTAGGTATTATTTTTACCGCTGTAGTTCTATTAGTATCTGATCAATTTGTAGATATTGAATGGGTGAAAAAGCTTATCCAAATCAGTGCTTTTTTGATTTTGATTATCATATTACAATTTTTTAGAAATCCAAAAAGGATAGCTGTTCTTAATGAAAATCATATTTTAGCTCCTGTTGACGGAAAAGTAGTTGTTATCGAAGAAGTATTTGAAGGAGAATATTTCAAAGACAAGCGTTTACAAGTTTCTATCTTTATGTCTCCTGTAAATGTACACGTTACGCGTTACGCTATGAGTGGGTTAATCAAATTTAGCAAATACCATCCAGGTAAATTTTTAGTAGCTTGGCATCCTAAAGCGAGTGAAGAAAATGAGAGAACAACTGTCGTTATCGAAAATAAAACTTTTGGTGCTATCTTATACCGTCAAATTGCTGGAGCATTGGCACGCCGAATTGTAAACTACGCACAAGAAGGGATGCAAGTGGTTCAAGGAACAGATGCTGGTTTTATTAAATTTGGCTCAAGAGTAGATTTATTTTTACCTTTAGGCACTCCAATCAATGTGGTATTAAACCAAAAAGCTATTGGCGGAAAAACAATTATCGCCACTAAAGAATAA
- a CDS encoding acyl-CoA-binding protein: MSKKDLETQFQEALKKASEMTQASLPQDVQLRLYAYYKQATFGTLETKQINATFHLRDAFKTNAWMQISHISAVEAKERYIEIINSLLENTNSNENE; encoded by the coding sequence ATGAGTAAAAAAGATCTAGAAACTCAATTTCAAGAAGCTTTAAAAAAAGCTTCCGAAATGACTCAAGCGTCTTTACCACAAGATGTACAATTACGTCTTTACGCCTATTATAAACAAGCGACTTTTGGCACTTTAGAAACCAAACAAATCAATGCTACTTTTCATCTAAGGGATGCATTTAAAACAAATGCTTGGATGCAAATTAGCCATATTTCTGCTGTCGAAGCCAAAGAAAGATATATCGAAATCATCAACTCACTTTTAGAAAATACGAATTCCAATGAAAACGAATAA
- a CDS encoding superoxide dismutase encodes MKTNNFFIVSTLSVLLLISCNKKKYTEVVEVPLPTAQEKITIGMPEDVRADPGSFLMDKLAYPYDALAPTVSPLTLETHYSKHYLTYTNNFNKAVVGTGLENLSIEEVISQLDVNNTELRNNAGGFYNHNIYWKSMSPDGGGAPQDTIASVINRDFGSYENFKRAFTVEATKQFGSAWVWLVVDKAGKLQVTSTQNQDNPLMRNAVIKGTPIIGLDLWEHAYYLGYQYRRRSYIESFFNVLNWKKINEGYENATRRKYY; translated from the coding sequence ATGAAAACGAATAATTTTTTTATAGTAAGTACACTTTCAGTTCTTTTATTAATTTCATGTAACAAAAAAAAATATACTGAGGTAGTCGAAGTACCTTTACCTACTGCACAGGAAAAAATCACTATCGGAATGCCCGAAGATGTTAGAGCCGACCCTGGCTCTTTCTTAATGGACAAACTAGCATACCCTTATGACGCCTTGGCTCCAACGGTTTCTCCACTAACATTAGAAACGCATTACTCAAAACATTATTTGACCTATACCAACAATTTTAACAAAGCAGTTGTTGGAACTGGCTTAGAAAATTTATCGATTGAAGAAGTCATTTCGCAATTAGATGTTAACAACACCGAATTACGAAACAATGCTGGTGGTTTTTACAATCACAATATCTATTGGAAATCCATGTCACCGGATGGCGGAGGAGCACCTCAAGATACTATTGCATCAGTAATTAATAGAGATTTCGGATCATACGAAAACTTCAAAAGAGCTTTTACTGTTGAAGCGACCAAACAATTTGGTTCGGCTTGGGTATGGCTTGTTGTAGACAAAGCCGGAAAACTTCAAGTTACTAGCACTCAAAACCAAGATAACCCATTAATGCGAAATGCTGTTATTAAAGGAACACCAATTATTGGATTAGACCTGTGGGAACATGCGTATTATTTAGGTTACCAATACCGCCGAAGAAGCTATATCGAATCTTTCTTCAATGTCCTCAATTGGAAAAAAATAAATGAAGGATACGAAAATGCAACCCGTCGTAAATACTACTAA
- a CDS encoding alpha-amylase family protein, which translates to MKKGKEPTAETKKVVYHVFTRLFGNTNTTNKPWGTIEENGVGKFKDFTPKALKEIKKLGVTHIWFTGVPHHALVNDYTAIGISNDHPTVVKGRAGSPYAVKDYYNVNPDLAVKPENRLQEFEDLIVRTHAAGMKVIIDIVPNHIARKYEGKTNPRGVKDFGANDDTSVEYRKDNNFYYIPNSQFEVPDIVPPLGGEYDASQHEPFIEIPAKWTGNGSRMAKPDRNDWYETVKINYGVRPDGGYDFPFLPWGYDTESYKVHFDFWKDKEIPDSWKKFRDIALYWTKKGVDGFRYDMAEMVPFEFWSYLNSSIKMKNPEAFLMAEVYNPDQYYNYIKMGKMDYLYDKVGTYDKLKDVIQGRSWPDELSHIQQSLGGIEHHMLKFLDNHDEQRLASPEFAGTPERGKPLMVVSATISTAPVMIYFGQEVGEAANEDGGFGTRSRTSIFDYVGVPAHQRWMNNGKFDGGQLSESEASLRDFYKRLLNFTLESTALMGEFQEIQYANRYHVEGYDTGIYSYVRWSDNQKLIIVTNFSSDNSSSFDLKVPNLVIEKWDLADGTYKLVDQLYKKTKLTLTVSNREGVVPMTISPSESFILQL; encoded by the coding sequence ATGAAAAAAGGAAAAGAGCCTACAGCAGAGACTAAAAAGGTGGTGTATCATGTTTTTACACGACTTTTTGGGAATACAAATACAACAAATAAGCCTTGGGGAACCATTGAAGAAAATGGGGTGGGGAAGTTCAAAGACTTTACACCTAAGGCACTCAAAGAGATAAAAAAACTAGGGGTTACACATATTTGGTTCACAGGTGTGCCGCACCATGCGCTGGTAAATGATTATACGGCTATAGGGATTTCTAACGATCATCCTACGGTGGTTAAGGGACGCGCGGGTTCTCCCTATGCGGTTAAGGATTACTATAATGTGAATCCAGATTTAGCTGTTAAACCTGAGAACCGTTTACAGGAATTTGAGGATTTGATTGTCAGAACACACGCAGCAGGCATGAAGGTGATTATTGATATTGTTCCCAACCATATTGCCCGTAAATATGAAGGAAAAACGAATCCGAGGGGCGTAAAGGACTTTGGGGCAAATGACGACACCTCTGTGGAATATCGTAAGGACAATAATTTTTATTACATTCCGAATTCACAATTTGAAGTTCCTGATATTGTGCCACCTTTGGGTGGTGAATATGACGCTTCACAACATGAACCTTTTATAGAAATTCCAGCCAAATGGACAGGAAATGGCTCCCGAATGGCGAAACCAGATCGCAATGACTGGTACGAAACGGTAAAAATAAATTACGGGGTACGTCCTGATGGCGGTTATGATTTTCCGTTTTTGCCTTGGGGTTACGATACAGAATCCTACAAAGTGCATTTTGATTTTTGGAAAGACAAAGAAATCCCTGATTCGTGGAAAAAGTTCCGTGATATTGCACTGTACTGGACCAAAAAAGGGGTAGATGGCTTTAGATACGATATGGCGGAGATGGTTCCGTTTGAGTTTTGGAGTTATTTGAACTCATCGATTAAGATGAAAAATCCAGAGGCTTTCTTGATGGCAGAGGTTTATAATCCTGACCAATACTACAATTACATCAAGATGGGAAAAATGGATTATTTGTATGATAAAGTAGGTACGTATGACAAGTTGAAAGATGTGATTCAAGGGCGTTCCTGGCCGGATGAATTGTCACATATTCAGCAGAGTTTAGGCGGTATTGAACATCATATGTTGAAGTTTTTGGACAATCATGACGAACAACGTTTGGCAAGTCCTGAGTTTGCGGGTACTCCAGAAAGAGGAAAACCTTTGATGGTCGTTTCGGCAACGATTAGTACGGCACCTGTGATGATTTATTTTGGTCAAGAAGTGGGGGAAGCTGCTAATGAAGATGGCGGTTTTGGCACACGTTCTAGAACTTCGATTTTTGATTATGTGGGCGTGCCTGCACATCAAAGATGGATGAATAACGGCAAATTTGACGGTGGTCAGTTATCTGAAAGTGAAGCTTCGTTACGGGATTTTTATAAGCGATTGTTGAATTTTACGCTAGAAAGTACTGCTTTGATGGGAGAATTTCAAGAAATTCAATATGCAAATCGCTACCATGTGGAAGGATATGATACTGGGATTTACAGTTATGTGCGTTGGTCAGATAATCAAAAACTGATTATCGTTACTAATTTTTCATCAGACAACAGCAGTTCGTTTGATTTAAAAGTGCCAAATCTTGTGATTGAAAAATGGGATCTAGCCGATGGTACATACAAACTAGTAGATCAATTGTATAAGAAAACGAAATTGACGCTTACAGTTAGTAATAGAGAAGGAGTAGTTCCGATGACGATTTCTCCATCGGAATCATTTATTTTACAACTATAA
- a CDS encoding efflux RND transporter periplasmic adaptor subunit has product MKNTRTSIFLIRRFTFAVALLLSGSLLLFSCGEKKAEEQHEEEEKSETELELTATQYKTIGIETGSIEMKNLNTIIKANGYTAVPPQNMANISTLIGGVVKDIFVLEGTYVTKGKTLATIQNLDITQIQEEYSSAIANVEFLQLEYNRQKTLSDENVNPLKTFQEVKSKLAVERARAKAARTKLQALNVSLSGNGSLIPILAPISGYVGKISITKGAFASTGITLFEVVDNSQMHLDLNVFEKDLGKISIGQEVDFVLTNQSNKSIKGTIFGINKSFSNESKTVAVHAKINSRDTKDLISGMYVAANINITNHSVPALPKESIVRNGDKYFIFLIDSNPKEAPHKEDGTASHHEEGEVHFKAIEVIPGTTDLGYTEVKLLENIPTDAKIVIKGAFYLLSTAKGGGEHEH; this is encoded by the coding sequence ATGAAAAATACACGAACATCTATATTCCTAATCCGTCGATTTACCTTTGCTGTTGCCTTGCTTTTAAGTGGTAGTTTACTCCTTTTTTCTTGTGGAGAAAAGAAAGCCGAAGAACAACATGAGGAAGAAGAAAAATCAGAAACCGAACTGGAACTAACAGCTACCCAATACAAAACCATCGGAATTGAAACGGGAAGTATCGAAATGAAAAACCTCAATACCATCATTAAGGCCAATGGTTATACTGCCGTTCCACCACAAAATATGGCAAATATTTCGACTTTAATTGGTGGAGTGGTTAAAGATATTTTTGTTTTGGAAGGAACGTATGTGACCAAAGGAAAGACTTTGGCAACCATCCAAAACCTTGATATCACTCAAATTCAGGAGGAATACAGTTCTGCAATAGCAAATGTCGAATTCTTGCAGTTAGAATACAACCGCCAAAAAACGTTGAGCGACGAAAATGTCAATCCATTAAAAACCTTTCAAGAAGTAAAATCAAAATTAGCGGTGGAAAGAGCAAGAGCCAAAGCTGCCAGAACCAAATTACAAGCCTTAAATGTGAGTTTGTCAGGCAATGGTTCGTTGATTCCTATTTTGGCACCTATTAGTGGGTATGTGGGGAAGATTAGCATCACCAAAGGCGCTTTTGCATCGACAGGAATCACCCTTTTTGAAGTGGTAGATAATAGCCAAATGCATTTAGATTTGAATGTTTTCGAAAAAGATTTGGGCAAAATTTCCATTGGTCAAGAAGTGGATTTTGTTTTGACTAATCAATCAAATAAGTCCATTAAGGGAACGATTTTCGGTATTAATAAATCATTTTCTAACGAAAGTAAAACGGTAGCAGTACACGCCAAAATCAATTCTAGAGACACCAAAGATTTGATTTCGGGCATGTATGTGGCGGCAAATATTAATATTACCAATCATTCTGTTCCCGCCTTACCGAAAGAATCGATTGTTAGAAACGGTGATAAATATTTCATTTTCTTAATCGATTCAAACCCTAAAGAAGCACCACATAAAGAGGACGGAACGGCCTCTCATCACGAGGAAGGTGAAGTTCATTTCAAAGCCATCGAGGTTATTCCCGGCACAACCGATTTAGGTTACACCGAAGTAAAACTACTTGAAAACATCCCCACCGATGCCAAAATCGTAATCAAAGGAGCTTTCTATCTTTTGAGTACTGCCAAAGGGGGAGGAGAACACGAGCATTGA
- a CDS encoding TolC family protein translates to MKNTYKTPRNPFRFLFCFAILLLMSSFSFAQNKQIITLENAILLAKKNNSDLKIADTEIEKQMLLKKTAFQVDPLQIQYQGGQFNSEFYDHNITVQQFFPIGTITKSNRQLQEALVNLAERRKALTEYEIEKAVTLSYYQYLYGVSIQKLNDELFTIYNQFLKNAELRFKTGESGSIEVISAKAKVKEIETQKAQLENDLVVYQKQWQFFLQTNENLIPDVNTPLKYTLLKDNKENRIQELVSNFYEQEISVYQKEASTYKAMRTPKVGLGYFAQTIDTKSLFQGFTAGLQIPVFGGVNTTKAKASEMNVLQSQLALDKNTLKLKLQKEMLQNEFEKQQKAVLYYQNEGLNYANQIISTAQKSYANGDMSYWNYISFLNQAIDIKKQNAEALNAYNQSAIALQFPSFTNN, encoded by the coding sequence ATGAAAAATACATATAAAACACCAAGGAATCCGTTCCGTTTTTTATTCTGTTTTGCAATTCTGCTATTGATGAGCAGTTTTTCGTTTGCTCAAAACAAACAAATCATTACACTTGAAAATGCAATTTTGTTAGCCAAGAAAAACAACAGCGATTTAAAAATTGCTGATACTGAAATTGAAAAACAAATGTTACTCAAAAAAACGGCTTTTCAAGTTGATCCGTTACAAATCCAGTACCAAGGGGGGCAGTTTAATAGCGAGTTCTACGACCATAATATTACGGTACAGCAGTTTTTTCCTATCGGTACGATTACCAAATCCAACCGTCAGTTACAAGAAGCTTTAGTGAACCTAGCCGAACGCAGAAAAGCATTGACGGAATACGAAATAGAGAAAGCCGTGACCTTATCGTACTACCAATATTTGTATGGAGTATCGATTCAGAAATTAAACGACGAACTCTTTACAATTTACAATCAGTTTTTAAAAAATGCCGAATTGCGTTTTAAAACAGGTGAAAGCGGTTCGATTGAAGTCATAAGCGCCAAAGCCAAGGTGAAAGAGATTGAAACGCAAAAAGCACAGTTGGAAAACGATTTGGTGGTCTATCAAAAACAATGGCAGTTTTTTCTTCAAACCAATGAAAACCTAATTCCTGATGTAAATACGCCTTTGAAATACACGCTGCTAAAGGATAATAAAGAAAACCGCATTCAAGAGTTGGTCAGCAATTTTTACGAACAAGAAATTTCAGTCTATCAAAAAGAAGCTTCGACTTATAAAGCGATGCGAACACCAAAAGTTGGTTTAGGGTATTTTGCACAAACCATTGATACCAAGTCCTTATTTCAAGGATTTACGGCAGGTTTGCAAATTCCTGTTTTTGGCGGTGTGAATACGACCAAAGCAAAGGCTTCTGAAATGAATGTTTTACAATCACAACTGGCTTTGGATAAAAATACTTTAAAGTTGAAATTGCAAAAAGAAATGTTGCAAAACGAATTCGAAAAACAACAAAAAGCCGTGCTTTACTATCAAAACGAAGGCCTGAACTATGCCAATCAAATCATCAGCACTGCGCAAAAAAGCTACGCTAATGGAGATATGAGTTATTGGAACTACATTAGTTTTTTGAATCAAGCCATCGATATCAAAAAGCAAAATGCCGAAGCCTTGAATGCCTATAATCAAAGTGCGATTGCGTTGCAATTTCCGTCTTTTACAAACAATTAA